From the genome of Litoribrevibacter albus:
CCATAACTCAGCAACGCATTAAACGCGCCGATCTGATATTTAGCTTCAATTTCATAGCCCCACAGTTCAGCGTCGCGGGCATTGGTATGCGTGGATGTCCCTGATATACAGTTACATGCTGGTGGCGGGCCAAAATCGGCGTTGGTGACAACATCCAGATAGATAAAATCTTCAACGTCGTTTTGGAAGGCTGTTGCGGTAAGACTCAGTTTGTCTTTTGCGAAGACGTTGTTGAAGTCCAAATCAACACTTAGCTCGATATTTTCAGCGGTCTCAGGCTTCAGATCAGGGTTGGCTACGAAGTTGTTATCCCAACCTGGCGCACCATAATTGAAGTGCGTTCCCTGAATATACAGCTCATAGGATGAGGGTGCTCGGAAGGCTTCATCGTATCGTAAGCTCCAGCGCATCCAATCGGTGGCTTGCCAGCGAATACCTGCGGAGGTGGAAAGATTGCTTTCGTCAGCGCTGGTGTCCAGATCGTCAGATTCGGTTTCAAAGCTGTCGTAACGAATGCTCGCTTCCGCTTGCAGAGTTGATGTGAGGTCATGAGTGATGGTGGTAAACGCACCCCAGACTTCACTTTCGGCCTTGGACGGCGGGTTAGGGCGGTTGCCTGTGCCTGGGTCTTCTGTACGCTTGGTTTCAATGGTGTCTTGGTAGCCATCAATACCCACCAGGATTTGGGTATGATCAAACTTGAAGTTGTTTAATAAGTTAATGCCGATGGTTTTCAGATCACTTTGATCGGTGCCTTCCAGCAGATTGATTTCTTTATTCTCTGTATCGTTTAAATACAGCTTGGCATCGAAATTCAAATAGGCTGAAGACCCCTTATGTGAGTAATCAATGGCAGCGTGTTGATCTTTAACTTCCCGGTCGATGAGCAGATCTTCACCGTTTTCTGCATCGTCACTAGAACCGACGGTTGGAGGATGCCCATTTAGATCAGCATAGCGATATTGAGCCTGGATTCGTTGGTATTGATCGAGGTCGATGCCAAACTTGGTTAGGTAGTTGGTGTTCTTGGCTTCCGTTCCATACAGCGTTAAACGAGAGTCGGCATTTTCACCTTGTTTCATATAATTACTGTCGTAATGGGTTGCAGCAATCAACCAGTCGATGTTTTCGTATTGTGTTGCAAACGCAGCAGAGGTAGTTCTGACGTCACCATTAGTCTGGTAACCCTTTTTAATAAACCCGCCCACGTCGTTGCCTTCTTGAATAAGGTCGTCGGCTTCGATGGTATTTTGAACCACCACACCGCCAATGGCGCCTGATCCCCATAAACTACTGGAAGGGCCTTTCAGAACCTCAACGGATTTCAATAACTCTGGATCGAGAAAGTAAGACGGTCGATGAGAGAAGTTGGTGTTAGAGCGTGCTCCATCAATAACTTGCAGAACCTTATCGCCTTCTAATCCTCGAATGTTTACTTTTTGGTTGCCTGGGACAGCACCACCTGCAAGTGTCACGTTGGTTTGATGTGCCACGGCTTCTGCTACCGAGTTTGCCTGAATCGAGTCCAGCGCTTCTTTATCGACAACGGCCACTGAACGGGTAACGTTGTCCGAGTCTTGTGCAACCCGCGTTGCATTGACCGTTACTTTTTTGAATTCAGTAACGTCCTTTGATTCCGTTACGCTGGTACTGTCGTTCTGAGTTTGTGCGTACAGACTGCCTGAGATCAGCAGACTTCCCAAACCGCTTACTGCAAGGGCGGTGATAGCTTTTGACATGAGTGATTCATTCCTAATAGATCTTTTATCAAAGTTCCAAGCTAAACAACGCGTTCCAAAGAACTGAATAGAAACGAACGGCCATAAATAGAGTGTTCGTTCCCCAATCGTTGTGTGCACACATTGCTTTTGGATATTGATCCAAACGCGTGTCCTTTGTGCATGTGTCATCCGTGTTCCGTTTATTATTTGTTGCAAATGCTAATTATTCTCAATAATATAGTCAATAGAAATGATAATTGTTCTTATTTGATTTGTATGTCAGTAGCTAGGTCGACTGAAACTGAGCAATCAAACGAGCAGGGTGTTGAGTTAAATGAAGGTATTTGTTGTTCGATTGTTTTCTGTATGTTTGGCGCTGCTGCTTCATGCGGCGTTCATCAGTTATCTCAATCAGTACGAACGTCAGCAGGTGAGTTCCGGTCAAGTATCAAATTCGACCTTGGCGTTATCTTTTTCCTTTTCCTCTCCTTTGATTGAGCGAGCAGAAGCCAGTATCCCGAAGCAGATTGCTATTGAAGAGCCTATTGAAGCCCCTGTGCACAGGCAAACAATGGATGTTGTAGACGTTCAAAGAACAGAGCCTGTCTCTGACATACCAGAAACAGCTGTTATAGAGACCGCTGTTATAGAAAAAGAGATAGCTAAAACCAACAGCCCGATGAATAAAGACGACCTGAAAACTGCTGATGCTGACTTAAAGGATTCTGAAACGGATGATCCAGATGCGCTTAATTCTGAAAAAAATGAAGCCGAAACCGAATCTATTGCCAACCAGGCAAGTGAAGTTTCGAATCAGTCGGGTGTCCATCAGGACATTATTCTAGATCCGCAGTTTAAGTCCGACCCTCAACCACCAGTGTATCCAAGGTTGGCGCGTAAGCGGGGTCAGGAAGGCGTGGTTTGGCTGGATGTCTGGTTGGACAGCCGGGGTGAACAAACCAAGTTGGAAGTCTATGACAGTTCAGGCGTAGGTTCACTGGATCAGGCCGCAATAGATGCCGTTTCTCAATGGCAGTTTGTGCCTAAACATGCAGCAGGCATGACGATCGCCTCTCGGGTTCGTATCCCTGTGCATTTTGTTTTGAACTAATTAAAACCTCCAGAAGAAAAACAGTAAGAGCAAGACTTATGTCCTTAGAAATCATTCAACAACAGCTTGGCCCTTTGGCGATTCCTATGTTGGTGTTGTCTTTGTTGGTGTTCGTGATTCTGATTGAACGCTTTTGTGTGTTGGTTCATGCCAGCCTTCGTCGCCTTTCATTGCCTCTGTCCATGATTTCTAAAGACGCTCGCTCTGCTGAATCCTCTAAGCGAATTACTAAGCGAATAGCGCGTATGCCCTTGATTACCGCCGAAGGTGTCCAATTGTTGGTGGAGCATACCGAGCAAACCAAACCGATTAGGGAAGAAGTCTCCGGGATTTGGCTACTACAAAAGAAGCGGAAACTGTCTTCCGGGCTTCGTTTTTTACAAGTGATTGCGGTATTGGCGCCTCTACTGGGGTTATTCGGAACCGTCCTGGGTCTGATTAAGGTGTTTGATGATTTGTCTGTAGTGACTGGGGCGATTGAGCCTTCAATGTTGGCGGAAGGTTTGGGGTTAGCCATGTATACCACGGCGGCAGGGTTACTGATTGCGGTGCCGGCGGTGGCAGGCGCTCATTGTTATGCTATGTGGGTGGATCGTCTGATCCATCATGCCGAGCATGTGATGAATCATTTCAATCTGATGTTGGAGGGTGTGTCGGTCTCGGATTGTTCAGGCCCGAATACAGCGCTTGCAGACCTGGCTAAGCCGCCTGAGTGCAAACGCCAATCAAGTGCTCTTCTGGATGAGGTGCCGGCATGATCCAGGCGTCTTCTTCTGTCAGTGATAATGAGGTTCCTTCATTAGAGCTCACGCCTCTGATTGATATTGTTTTTATCGTCATTGTCTTCTTATTGATTACAGCTAATGCGCCTTTGCTGAAGTTGCCGGTTCAGATTCCCGAAGCCACCGAAAATCCATCCGCAGATGTGATCAGTGAAGAGACCTTGGTCATTACGGTGGCCTCTGATGAAAACCGTTGGGCGTTGGGGGAAGACACGTATGAAGAGTGGAACGAGCTGAAATCAGCGCTTATGGCGCGGATGCAAAGCCAACAAAGCGCCTTGAATCCTCTCAGCATTTCTATCGCAACCGATAACTCAGCAACGGCGGAGTCCCTGGTAAAAGTGATGTCGTTTCTGAACGAACACCAGTTGAAAAATGTACAAATTTTGATGCAACAGCCGAATTAATCGGCTCAATTATTTCACACGGTAGGGTATGTCATGTCGACAATTAAGATGAATATGGAGGATGTTCAATTGGCCAGAAAAGCATCTCTTATAAAGCAAGAATTCACCGAGCACCTTCTGCCTGTGTTATTTGCCCTCGCGGTATGTACTGCCGTTTTGCTTGGAGCGTTTTCTTCCCCTGTACAAGCAAATACCTCGGCAGATGGTGTCCGAATCATCAGCACAGATGCGGGCACAACTGAAATCCTGGTGGCGCTCGGGCAGGGTTCTTCACTGGTGGGGATTGATGTGACCAGCACAGTGCCTGACAACTTAACACCAGCGAAGGTTGGCTATCATCGTCAACTGGCCGCAGAAGGTTTGTTAAGTTTGGCGCCGACCATTGTCTTTGGCAGCGAACATATTGGCCCGAAAGAAACCGTTAATGCCCTTAAGCATGCTAATACGCAATTGGTTCTGCAACCTACCGCGACGGACTCAAAACAGCTGATTGAAAACATTCTGCAAGTCACGAAAGCACTGAATCTGTCGGGTGATCAATTAGTGGCACAGGTTCAAACGGCGCAACACATTCTTGATAAAAACTTGGACAAAGCGTTGGACAATGTGGTGCCAAAGCAATCAGCGAAAGCCGTATTCCTGTTGTATCTGGAAGGTCGAGGTTTAAAGCAGGCCGGCGCAGGCACTTCCGGCGATGCGATGATCCAGCTGCTAGGTTTGGAGAACGTATCGACCCATTCGAATTACCGATCTGTCTCGGCGGAAGGGCTCATGGCCTTGCAACCAGAGGTTATTCTAATTGGTAGTCAAAACCCCAATGCAGCGGAGGCGCTGTTGGTTCAGTTTCCATCCTTATCCCACACGCCAGCTGTTGAACATAACAAAGTGTTGTTTGTTGATGCAGCTGCATTGGTATCAGGGATCAGCCTGAAAGCGATGGATGAGGCGGTTCGTCTCTCTGAAGCACTTTAACATCTCTCATAAACCTCTCTAAAGAAGCTCTGTAAGAAAGAACTGCAATGAATAGTCGTCGATTATCTGCTGAATCCATAACCGCGCCGATGTTAGTGGGCCCGATGTTGCTGGGCCTATTGCTCTTGGTGACTTGGTCGGTCGCTAGCGGGCCAATGAAACTTCCCCTGATGCAAAGCCTGATGTCCCTTTGGGATGGACTCTTTGGCAGTGAATTCAGTTCGCTTCAACAAAACGAGAAAGTGGTGGTTTGGGATCTTAGGCTCCCCAGAACCATTCTCGCTTTGCTGGTGGGTGCCTTGCTGGCTCAATGTGGTGCAGTGATGCAGGGGATCTTTCGTAATCCGCTGGCTGACCCGGGGATTATAGGTGTAGCTTCTGGCGCTGCCTTAGGTGCGGCCATCGCCATCGTGGTACTTCCTGTGGAATATCAGTCTGTCACTGTGCCTGTGTGTTCATTCCTTGGCGGCTTGCTGACCACCTGGTTGGTCTATGGGTTAGCTAAGAATGAATCGGGCACATCGGTTGTTATCCTGTTACTAGCGGGTGTTGCCATTGCGGCCTTTGGTGGTGCCATCATTGGCTTCTTAACCTATATCGCAAACGATCAGGCGTTGCGGGATTTGAGTCTCTGGCAGATGGGATCACTAGCCTCTGCCAGTGGTTGGGATTTGCTGCTGACTTCAGTGGTTTTAGTGGTGGTGATGACGTTATTTCAGAAACAAGCCAATGCATTAAATGCGCTTTTGTTAGGGGAAGCCGAAGCCCGACATTTGGGCATTGAGGTGGAAAAGCTCAAACAGCAATTCATTCTGATTACGGCCATTGGGGTGGGTGTTGCAGTGTCTGTCTCTGGGGTTATTGGTTTTGTTGGGTTGGTCGTTCCTCATCTGGTTCGGATGATGGTTGGGCCGGATCATCGTGTGCTGTTGCCTTTATCCGCCATCCTGGGTGCAGGATTATTGCTGTTAGCTGACTTAGGCGCTCGTACCTGGATGAGTCCGGCAGAGATGCCGGTGGGCTTGGTGACCGCTGGCTTAGGTGCTCCTTTCTTCATGGTACTGCTGTTTCAGCGTCGACAGGGGATGATGTAAATGGCTCAGGTTTCAGATTCTGTTCTTACTGATTCAATGGATGTAGATCCGGCGTTAACAGACACGGAGTTTACAGATCAGGTGTTATCTATTCGCGATTTGGGTGTTTCCGTAGGCGATAAGGAACTGCTGAACATTCATTCTTTGTCAGCGGGTTCGGGTCAATTAATTACTCTGTTAGGCGCGAACGGTGCCGGTAAATCCACCTTGTTTAAAAGCATCACTGGTGAAGTGCAGCCGGATGATCGACAGCTATCTCGTGTTGAGTTTCATGGCAAACCTGTCTCGGGCTGGCCATCTCAGTCTTTGGCTCGTCATCTTGGGGTGTTACCACAAGCCAGCCAACTCAGTTTTCCCTTCACCGTAAAAGAAGTCGTAGGCTTGGGGTTGATTCCTCTGACTGCCAGTAGGGCAGAGGGCCAATGTCTGGTGGCTGAAGCTATGAAGCAAACGGACACAGCGCATTTTGCCGATCGTATCTACACTCAGCTATCTGGCGGTGAGCGGCAACGAGTGCATCTTGCCCGAGTGTTGGTGCAGCTATCTCAGGCAGAACAAACGCCACTATTGCTGTTAGATGAACCTACATCGGCTCAGGACTTAGGGCAGCAGCACCAGATTTTACGGTTAGCACAACAACTCTGTCATGAGAAACAATGGACGGTTATCGCCATTTTGCATGACCTCAATCAGGCCCTGCGTTATTGCGATCAGGTTTGGTTGTTGGAACAAGGGCGATTGATCGAGCAAGGCCTACCGAGCAATGTCCTCACACAAAGCAACATTGAACGGGTTTGGGGTTATCGCCCTGAGTTGGTCATGACAGA
Proteins encoded in this window:
- a CDS encoding TonB-dependent hemoglobin/transferrin/lactoferrin family receptor, whose product is MSKAITALAVSGLGSLLISGSLYAQTQNDSTSVTESKDVTEFKKVTVNATRVAQDSDNVTRSVAVVDKEALDSIQANSVAEAVAHQTNVTLAGGAVPGNQKVNIRGLEGDKVLQVIDGARSNTNFSHRPSYFLDPELLKSVEVLKGPSSSLWGSGAIGGVVVQNTIEADDLIQEGNDVGGFIKKGYQTNGDVRTTSAAFATQYENIDWLIAATHYDSNYMKQGENADSRLTLYGTEAKNTNYLTKFGIDLDQYQRIQAQYRYADLNGHPPTVGSSDDAENGEDLLIDREVKDQHAAIDYSHKGSSAYLNFDAKLYLNDTENKEINLLEGTDQSDLKTIGINLLNNFKFDHTQILVGIDGYQDTIETKRTEDPGTGNRPNPPSKAESEVWGAFTTITHDLTSTLQAEASIRYDSFETESDDLDTSADESNLSTSAGIRWQATDWMRWSLRYDEAFRAPSSYELYIQGTHFNYGAPGWDNNFVANPDLKPETAENIELSVDLDFNNVFAKDKLSLTATAFQNDVEDFIYLDVVTNADFGPPPACNCISGTSTHTNARDAELWGYEIEAKYQIGAFNALLSYGQTRGTHETTTSSGTTKDHLPNIPSDKWVADLSYGFWDIDTKAGIRILSAEKQDRVEEDQHVYDGYTTTDIYASWEPSAQSLEGLKVDMILANIQDTNYQQAWSEVYEPGRSLKVAAKYNF
- a CDS encoding energy transducer TonB produces the protein MKVFVVRLFSVCLALLLHAAFISYLNQYERQQVSSGQVSNSTLALSFSFSSPLIERAEASIPKQIAIEEPIEAPVHRQTMDVVDVQRTEPVSDIPETAVIETAVIEKEIAKTNSPMNKDDLKTADADLKDSETDDPDALNSEKNEAETESIANQASEVSNQSGVHQDIILDPQFKSDPQPPVYPRLARKRGQEGVVWLDVWLDSRGEQTKLEVYDSSGVGSLDQAAIDAVSQWQFVPKHAAGMTIASRVRIPVHFVLN
- a CDS encoding MotA/TolQ/ExbB proton channel family protein, with the translated sequence MSLEIIQQQLGPLAIPMLVLSLLVFVILIERFCVLVHASLRRLSLPLSMISKDARSAESSKRITKRIARMPLITAEGVQLLVEHTEQTKPIREEVSGIWLLQKKRKLSSGLRFLQVIAVLAPLLGLFGTVLGLIKVFDDLSVVTGAIEPSMLAEGLGLAMYTTAAGLLIAVPAVAGAHCYAMWVDRLIHHAEHVMNHFNLMLEGVSVSDCSGPNTALADLAKPPECKRQSSALLDEVPA
- a CDS encoding ExbD/TolR family protein, giving the protein MIQASSSVSDNEVPSLELTPLIDIVFIVIVFLLITANAPLLKLPVQIPEATENPSADVISEETLVITVASDENRWALGEDTYEEWNELKSALMARMQSQQSALNPLSISIATDNSATAESLVKVMSFLNEHQLKNVQILMQQPN
- a CDS encoding heme/hemin ABC transporter substrate-binding protein — protein: MSTIKMNMEDVQLARKASLIKQEFTEHLLPVLFALAVCTAVLLGAFSSPVQANTSADGVRIISTDAGTTEILVALGQGSSLVGIDVTSTVPDNLTPAKVGYHRQLAAEGLLSLAPTIVFGSEHIGPKETVNALKHANTQLVLQPTATDSKQLIENILQVTKALNLSGDQLVAQVQTAQHILDKNLDKALDNVVPKQSAKAVFLLYLEGRGLKQAGAGTSGDAMIQLLGLENVSTHSNYRSVSAEGLMALQPEVILIGSQNPNAAEALLVQFPSLSHTPAVEHNKVLFVDAAALVSGISLKAMDEAVRLSEAL
- a CDS encoding FecCD family ABC transporter permease; the protein is MNSRRLSAESITAPMLVGPMLLGLLLLVTWSVASGPMKLPLMQSLMSLWDGLFGSEFSSLQQNEKVVVWDLRLPRTILALLVGALLAQCGAVMQGIFRNPLADPGIIGVASGAALGAAIAIVVLPVEYQSVTVPVCSFLGGLLTTWLVYGLAKNESGTSVVILLLAGVAIAAFGGAIIGFLTYIANDQALRDLSLWQMGSLASASGWDLLLTSVVLVVVMTLFQKQANALNALLLGEAEARHLGIEVEKLKQQFILITAIGVGVAVSVSGVIGFVGLVVPHLVRMMVGPDHRVLLPLSAILGAGLLLLADLGARTWMSPAEMPVGLVTAGLGAPFFMVLLFQRRQGMM
- a CDS encoding heme ABC transporter ATP-binding protein; amino-acid sequence: MAQVSDSVLTDSMDVDPALTDTEFTDQVLSIRDLGVSVGDKELLNIHSLSAGSGQLITLLGANGAGKSTLFKSITGEVQPDDRQLSRVEFHGKPVSGWPSQSLARHLGVLPQASQLSFPFTVKEVVGLGLIPLTASRAEGQCLVAEAMKQTDTAHFADRIYTQLSGGERQRVHLARVLVQLSQAEQTPLLLLDEPTSAQDLGQQHQILRLAQQLCHEKQWTVIAILHDLNQALRYCDQVWLLEQGRLIEQGLPSNVLTQSNIERVWGYRPELVMTEQGHVVLA